Proteins found in one Anopheles aquasalis chromosome 3, idAnoAquaMG_Q_19, whole genome shotgun sequence genomic segment:
- the LOC126576524 gene encoding mitochondrial thiamine pyrophosphate carrier-like yields MDREKNEASSNSGIAGGAAGCITRFICQPLDVLKIRFQLQVEPLSEEHMTSKYRTIAQSTRLVYREEGLRAFWKGHNPAQVLSIIYGVAQFSSYERFNHVLRTIDTFERHHNARNFICGATSGTVATVITLPLDVVRTRLISQDPGRGYRSSVQGLKLIYLHEGVRGLYRGLGPSVLQIAPLTGGQFMFYNIFGSMFRQYFNISTSETLPAIELFICGGLAGICTKLLVYPLDLAKKRLQIQGFAKSRQTYGRHFVCDNMFHCLYSIARQEGLIGLYKGLYPALLKACFMSAFYFAIYDEMVLILNH; encoded by the coding sequence ATGGATCGTGAAAAGAACGAGGCGTCTTCCAACTCGGGCATAGCAGGCGGTGCGGCCGGATGCATCACGCGCTTCATCTGCCAGCCGCTCGATGTGCTAAAGATCCGGTTCCAGCTGCAGGTGGAACCGCTCAGCGAGGAGCACATGACCTCCAAGTACCGCACGATCGCCCAATCGACCCGGCTCGTGTACCGTGAGGAGGGACTGCGCGCCTTCTGGAAGGGCCACAACCCTGCCCAGGTGCTGTCAATCATCTACGGCGTGGCACAGTTCTCATCGTACGAGCGCTTTAACCACGTGCTGCGCACAATCGACACGTTCGAGCGGCACCACAACGCGCGCAACTTTATCTGCGGGGCCACGAGCGGCACCGTGGCGACGGTGATAACGCTGCCGCTCGACGTCGTCCGTACGCGGCTGATTTCGCAAGATCCAGGCCGCGGGTACCGTAGCTCGGTGCAGGGTTTGAAGCTGATCTACCTGCACGAGGGGGTGCGCGGACTTTACCGGGGGCTGGGTCCGAGCGTACTCCAGATTGCTCCGCTGACCGGGGGCCAGTTCATGTTCTACAACATCTTCGGCAGCATGTTCCGACAGTATttcaacatcagcaccagtgAGACGCTGCCCGCCATCGAACTGTTCATCTGCGGTGGACTGGCCGGTATCTGCACCAAGCTGCTCGTCTATCCGCTCGATCTGGCCAAGAAGCGGCTGCAGATCCAGGGGTTCGCCAAAAGCCGCCAAACGTACGGGCGGCACTTTGTGTGTGATAACATGTTCCACTGTCTCTACAGTATCGCTCGGCAGGAAGGGCTGATCGGACTGTACAAGGGTCTCTATCCGGCGCTGCTGAAGGCGTGCTTCATGTCTGCCTTCTACTTCGCCATCTACGACGAAATGGTGCTCATACTGAACCACTGA
- the LOC126576525 gene encoding SAGA-associated factor 29, whose translation MPLTAEQAMLQVQDRLKSLKSLVCEIETERKRFEPNINNMVRMTKMASDDKSPAVNHKLKTMYKIGLQDALQEEALIRQALAKIQDIRNIRNERRIQARNAGNKETIRRGALMKMLQISAQTLPLFVSKPGEKVPPLCGSIPADNSYIAKPGDMVAALVKSEEGEENWILAEVVLYVSSTSKYEVDDIDEEQKDRHVLSKRRIVPLPLMRANPETDGQALFPKGTTVMALYPQTTCFYKAIINQLPQTANEEYEVLFEDPTYPDGYSPPLFVAQRYVIAIKQNKKTTS comes from the exons ATGCCGCTAACAGCAGAACAAGCGATGCTGCAAGTGCAG GATCGCTTGAAATCACTGAAATCCCTCGTTTGCGAGATCGAAACCGAGCGCAAACGCTTCGAACCGAACATCAACAACATGGTGCGAATGACGAAAATGGCCAGTGACGACAAATCGCCCGCGGTGAACCACAAGCTGAAGACTATGTACAAAATTGGTCTGCAAGATGCGCTCCAGGAGGAAGCACTGATTCGCCAGGCGCTCGCCAAGATACAGGACATCCGGAATATACGGAACGAGCGTCGGATACAGGCACGCAACGCTGGCAACAAGGAAACGATCCGGAGGGGTGCCCTAatgaaaatgctccaaatATCCGCCCAAACGTTGCCCCTGTTTGTGAGCAAGCCGGGCGAGAAAGTGCCACCGCTGTGCGGGTCAATTCCGGCCGATAACAGTTACATCGCGAAACCGGGGGATATGGTTGCGGCGCTGGTTAAAAGTgaggagggagaagaaaaCTGGATCCTTGCCGAGGTGGTACTGTACGTGTCTTCCACGAGCAAGTACGAGGTGGACGATATTGACGAGGAACAGAAAGACCGGCACGTGCTGAGCAAACGTCGGATCGTGCCACTTCCACTGATGCGCGCCAATCCGGAAACCGATGGCCAGGCTCTATTCCCCAAGGGAACGACCGTGATGGCACTCTACCCGCAGACCACCTGCTTCTACAAAGCCATCATCAATCAGCTGCCACAGACGGCCAACGAAGAGTACGAGGTGCTGTTCGAAGATCCCACCTACCCGGACGGATACTCGCCGCCACTGTTCGTAGCCCAGCGGTACGTGATTGCCATTAAGCAGAACAAGAAAACCACCTCCTGA
- the LOC126576526 gene encoding polyadenylate-binding protein 2 produces the protein MADESLLNDSNLGTLGSNDDEAELLIEDDYLKGSEMQIDPELEAIKARVKEMEEEAEKLKQLQSEVTKQMTLGSPTGSTPMLTAEEKAEVDNRSIYVGNVDYGATAEELEAHFHGCGAINRVTILCNKADGHPKGFAYIEFGSKEFVETALAMNETLFRGRQIKVNPKRTNRPGLCQTNRFPRGARGRAARVSRACCYGGHRGTRRPARGYRGRATYYAPY, from the exons ATGGCCGATGAAAGTTTGTTAAACGATTCCAACCTGGGCACGTTGGGAAGCAACGATGACGAGGCAGAGCTGCTTATTGAG GACGATTACCTCAAGGGATCGGAAATGCAGATCGATCCGGAGCTGGAAGCCATCAAGGCACGGGTAAAGGaaatggaggaggaagcggaaaAACTGAAGCAACTTCAGTCCGAGGTAACGAAGCAGATGACGCTTGGCTCACCGACTGGTTCGACGCCGATGCTGACGGCCGAGGAGAAAGCCGAAGTCGACAATCGATCCATCTACGTGGGTAACGTGGATTACGGTGCGACGGCGGAGGAGCTCGAGGCGCACTTTCATGGTTGCGGTGCCATTAACCGGGTCACCATCCTGTGCAACAAAGCCGATGGTCACCCGAAAGGATTCGCGTACATTGAGTTCGGTTCGAAGGAGTTCGTCGAGACGGCTCTCGCCATGAACGAGACGCTGTTCCGTGGACGGCAAATCAAAGTGAACCCGAAACGTACCAACCGGCCGGGACTGTGCCAAACGAACCGGTTTCCCCGCGGTGCACGAGGTCGTGCGGCCAGAGTTTCGCGTGCCTGCTGCTACGGTGGTCACCGTGGTACAAGGAGGCCAGC CCGAGGTTATCGAGGACGTGCTACGTACTATGCACCGTACTGA
- the LOC126576527 gene encoding 28S ribosomal protein S17, mitochondrial, giving the protein MASRVGMLLGQVIPCVKQNASKIRVRRMELDTNLNMYFKKDEFYFAHDPDKRCKSGDIVLIKELPEKLTRLITHKIEDIVYPLGDITDPITGKKVVVGKYREDIEEANRLFGKSKDAFDYSTAPPRGRLEGTRDFTHGETYIKYHEDGKDQPFAV; this is encoded by the exons ATGGCTAGTCGTGTGGGCATGCTTTTGGGACAGGTGATTCCCTGTGTGAagcaaaatgcatccaaaaTCCGAGTGCGTAGAATGGAGCTGGACACGAATCTGAACATG TACTTTAAAAAAGATGAGTTCTACTTCGCACACGATCCCGATAAACGCTGCAAATCGGGAGACATCGTGTTGATCAAGGAGCTGCCGGAAAAGCTGACCCGCCTGATAACGCACAAGATTGAGGATATCGTGTATCCGCTCGGCGACATCACCGATCCGATCACCGGGAAGAAGGTAGTGGTCGGTAAATATCGCGAGGATATCGAGGAAGCCAATCGACTGTTTGGTAAATCGAAGGATGCGTTCGACTactccaccgcaccaccacgtggCCGGCTCGAAGGCACGAGAGATTTCACGCACGGTGAAACGTACATCAAATACCACGAGGACGGCAAGGATCAACCGTTTGCCGTGTAG
- the LOC126576515 gene encoding uncharacterized protein LOC126576515 translates to MITKQRLSDNASLGDISTNSVCDAVAQASASSSDGGSSDASHSKTASQEAVKSDDFSNGRRLLPGEDERKVIPGLLALEDSCNAVDNALRPDLKDDEDSIESDLSFNGKINNLKAEGKTIAPVAANDSGVVLIAPARKAPECELIDATKGFERTDTRKKSIERARQERLNKSAELLAKENSSWIHYNNEKSPDLFADEDDDEEEYFGRPNDDDTGPDEVDEGVEVRQARSQPLRHSSGVGLPDNDKGARIDHVERVWLKRLQLSLSGVPPPPSLTFCNMDIGQLLTLYGKRTQPDCMTPKKGADELKASDAPSQTHRLGRECLSKPTHSTEQLSSAGWPDLLRCRAHGLHYNKSTVTEKLELLGVKYVERYIGAETSCSFNMTHSPSSAKKRSQRMKMLNQSPGNRLSHLAKRRAVFSSDNLRINKPAGNGSGGASNSAGGNSSKMQLMSRLNPYRLCNRQVLIDPKKSDNRRKCKIKTPKRRTPGGVKASPRRRTPGSSAKKRSTIASVSASCSQPLHVPATRESSKRALFLSPQNGDHGSAGATAAVSASRFDSRPVSSSKQQLDRVIFSEARIMRSKRTLMFSPQKSDENRTMPSASFKRARSPEGNDGESRYQRPNDTGERTEKIRRTESSGLTEDDLTPRSLKFARSKSFCVGAQTSNDGNSQTLPECNGKSLFRANSAITSEDGNRPVMVLTENHKKKLLWAVSQALQTKQITVKHESFKQHASNLVRIVKKLFLEFNDNSINSTSEKLLRLANKHAFEVIQGKSVDDIYFREKTRILNARNMTKLKGYIGPDEYELRQLRRAGSLASSLDVPSLDSSATLGSSQTFLSQTSIFSQTSSVFNLSQQSDTGSVRGGGVRPAASTGNLSTTVEGPPVSSSATVLRENINSELRQRSSQKQVSFSGKDPKGVIPYAATDKVPPNNKLLVGGGAGAGAGAGAGGVALTSSILKAKRQILFE, encoded by the exons ATGATAACCAAGCAACGCCTTAGCGATAATGCTTCCCTAGGCGATATTTCGACG AACTCGGTCTGCGATGCAGTGGCACAGGCGTCAGCGAGTAGCAGCGACGGAGGTAGTAGCGATGCAAGCCACAGCAAGACCGCCTCACAGGAGGCTGTGAAATCTGACGATTTTTCGAATGGTCGGCGCTTACTGCCAGGCGAAGACGAAAGAAAGGTGATCCCCGGGCTGCTCGCCCTCGAAGACAGCTGCAACGCGGTGGACAATGCGCTACGGCCTGATCTCAAAGACGACGAGGATAGCATAGAGAGTGATCTATCCTTCAATGGGAAAATTAACAACCTCAAGGCTGAGGGCAAGACGATAGCACCCGTTGCTGCAAACGATTCTGGTGTGGTTCTGATTGCCCCGGCGCGTAAGGCACCCGAATGTGAACTGATCGACGCTACCAAGGGGTTCGAGCGGACCGACACACGAAAGAAGAGCATCGAACGTGCGCGACAGGAAAGGCTGAACAAATCCGCCGAACTGTTGGCCAAGGAGAACAGCTCCTGGATTCACTACAACAACGAAAAATCGCCCGATTTGTTCgccgatgaggatgacgatgaggaggaataCTTTGGGAGAcccaacgatgacgacaccggaccggatgagGTGGATGAAGGCGTCGAGGTACGCCAGGCACGAAGCCAACCGCTACGACACAGCTCTGGAGTGGGATTGCCCGACAATGACAAGGGTGCTCGGATCGATCACGTGGAGCGTGTTTGGTTGAAACGGCTGCAACTGTCCCTGTCCGGTGTtcctccgccaccatcgcTCACTTTCTGCAACATGGACATTGGCCAACTATTGACACTTTACGGTAAACGTACCCAACCAGACTGTATGACGCCTAAAAAAGGTGCTGACGAGCTGAAAGCGAGCGATGCCCCGTCGCAAACCCATCGCCTAGGGCGCGAATGTCTTAGTAAACCGACCCACTCGACCGAACAGCTGTCCTCTGCCGGATGGCCCGACCTGCTAAGGTGTCGTGCCCATGGTTTGCACTACAACAAATCGACGGTGACGGAAAAACTGGAGCTACTCGGAGTGAAGTACGTGGAACGATACATCGGTGCCGAAACCAGTTGCTCGTTCAACATGACACATTCGCCGTCTAGTGCAAAAAAGCGTAGCCAACGGATGAA GATGCTGAATCAATCACCCGGTAATCGCCTAAGTCACTTGGCTAAACGACGGGCAGTCTTTTCATCGGATAACCTGCGAATTAACAAACCTGCCGGTAACGGCAGTGGCGGAGCCAGCAACAGCGCCGGTGGTAATTCctcaaaaatgcaattaatgTCACGATTGAATCCCTACCGGCTGTGCAATAGACAAGTTCTAATAGACCCAAA AAAATCGGACAACCGTCGtaaatgtaaaataaaaactccAAAACGTCGCACACCGGGTGGTGTCAAAGCTTCACCGCGTCGCCGCACTCCCGGTTCGTCGGCGAAGAAACGATCAACGATAGCAAGCGTCAGTGCCAGTTGCTCTCAACCGCTGCACGTTCCGGCGACTCGCGAATCATCCAAGCGTGCCTTGTTCCTTAGTCCGCAAAACGGTGACCATGGATCCGCTGGTGCCACCGCTGCCGTGTCCGCAAGCCGTTTCGATTCCCGTCCCGTGAGCAGCAGTAAACAGCAGCTCGATCGCGTAATCTTCTCGGAAGCACGTATCATGCGATCCAAGCGTACTCTGATGTTTTCACCACAAAAAAGCGACGAAAATCGTACCATGCCTTCTGCTTCGTTCAAAAGAGCCCGATCGCCCGAGGGGAATGATGGTGAGAGTAGGTACCAGCGGCCGAACGATACCGGTGAGCGCACGGAGAAAATACGGCGTACCGAAAGTTCCGGTCTAACGGAGGACGATCTAACGCCACGGTCGTTGAAGTTTGCACGCAGCAAAAGCTTTTGCGTTGGAGCACAAACGTCGAACGATGGAAATTCGCAAACGCTACCGGAATGCAATGGTAAATCGTTGTTTCGAGCTAACTCTGCAATCACCTCCGAGGACGGTAACcgaccggtgatggtgcttacggaaaaccacaaaaag aAACTACTGTGGGCTGTTTCACAAGCGCTGCAAACCAAGCAGATCACGGTGAAGCACGAGTCGTTCAAGCAGCATGCATCGAATCTGGTGCGCATTGTGAAGAAACTGTTTCTAGAGTTCAACGACAACTCGATCAACAGTACGAGCGAAAAATTACTAAG ACTGGCCAACAAGCACGCGTTCGAGGTGATACAGGGCAAGAGCGTGGATGATATATATTTCCGCGAGAAAACTCGCATCCTGAACGCGCGCAACATGACGAAACTGAAGGGCTACATCGGTCCGGACGAGTACGAGTTGCGTCAGCTGAGGCGTGCCGGATCGCTCGCCAGCTCTCTCGACGTACCGTCACTGGACTCTTCGGCGACGCTCGGTTCGAGCCAAACCTTCCTAAGTCAGACGTCCATATTTTCGCAAACCTCTTCCGTGTTCAATCTCTCGCAACAATCAGACACGGGAAGCGTTCGGGGAGGTGGAGTGCGACCGGCTGCCTCAACCGGTAACCTCAGTACGACCGTGGAGGGGCCTCCGGTGAGCTCTTCCGCCACGGTATTGCGCGAAAACATAAACAGTGAGCTGCGGCAGCGATCGTCACAGAAGCAAGTGTCCTTCTCGGGCAAGGACCCCAAGGGCGTAATTCCTTACGCGGCAACCGATAAGGTCCCTCCCAACAACAAactgctggtcggtggtggtgctggagctggagctggtgctggtgctggtggtgttgcccTCACATCCAGTATCTTGAAGGCAAAACGGCAAATTTTGTTCGAGTAA
- the LOC126576517 gene encoding LOW QUALITY PROTEIN: transcription factor mef2A (The sequence of the model RefSeq protein was modified relative to this genomic sequence to represent the inferred CDS: inserted 1 base in 1 codon), which translates to MAPSQKVTKKWEIFAGRNKFYCDGYLMTAPNSGVFYFTVILITATCGLFFVFDCPFLAQRITPAIPIIGGILFVFTLSALFRTAFSDPGIIPRASQDEAAYIEKQIEVPNSLNSPTYRPPPRTKEVFVKGQTVKLKYCFTCKIFRPPRASHCSLCDNCVDRFDHHCPWVGNCVGKRNYRFFYMFIVSLAFLAVFIFSCTTTHIVMLLKEDNQFIDVLKRTPSSVIIAVICFCSVWSVIGLAGFHTYLTTSDQTTNEDIKGSFSSKGGQQAINPYSQGNICLNCFHILCGPITPSLIDRRGVVTDEYRTQMQSSTDKYNSATVPPLVVMQPGMDTLNKHYSLDHELQNASNGGTGSGGVYRQRSYDNLQNVPIPSNFKYFAPQSKYGGGASVSGSTSYCYNSDQSQQLLLGGSSLGGGGSGLSPSQISGPLGMANRGATMPLLKSQSDFLHRSSPQTTLNGATPGSVLGLQQQQQQHQPLHMNLNMTLPRYPYHRNRAIGVRKSSHDLQFPMQHHQLHPHXQNNGTTGGATTASAYCDSATHLAPVGAGSSSNASLNNHLHLHGIPIPYNSGLMLKKGASSSASSSSTASSLSASSTATISSNSTSATSSLERRCGANGDSGSGSYLASYDTITLSDQHTLGGSSVPQTCPSSPRTMRCSSPSCNSAELDPMLHPTGCAQHGAGGKQLSGSFHRHRHHHHQHTGGNHHHGGKVYGGKLYKKPSTGYQVKSSQSTPPSMPLPSPLATNPVSPALSFSQFSQTFWSANTCVSSSNRSSLLSTTSTLGGGGGSSTPYADCTNAMLPSGSTGEVQQRSSPGGE; encoded by the exons ATGGCGCCGAGTCAGAAGGTGACGAAAAAGTGGGAAATATTTGCCGGTCGCAACAAGTTCTACTGCGATGGATACCTGATGACGGCACCGAACTCGGGCGTGTTCTACTTCACGGTCATCCTCATAACCGCCACATGTGGTTTATTCTTCGTGTTTGA CTGTCCATTCCTTGCACAGCGCATTACGCCGGCAATACCGATCATCGGTGGCATTCTGTTCGTCTTCACGCTGAGTGCTCTATTCCGGACTGCGTTCAGCGATCCGGGCATCATTCCACGGGCATCCCAGGATGAGGCGGCATATATCGAGAAGCAGATCGAGGTGCCGAACTCACTCAACAGCCCCACATATCGGCCACCGCCGCGCACGAAGGAGGTGTTCGTGAAGGGCCAAACGGTGAAGCTGAAGTACTGCTTCACGTGCAAAATCTTTCGGCCACCGCGCGCCTCACACTGCAGCCTTTGTGATAACTGTGTCGACCGTTTCGATCATCATTGTCCGTGG GTGGGCAACTGTGTCGGAAAGCGAAACTATCGATTCTTCTACATGTTTATCGTCTCTCTGGCGTTCCTAGCAGTATTCATATTTTCCTGCACAACGACCCACATAGTAATGT TATTGAAGGAAGATAATCAGTTTATTGATGTCCTCAAAAGGACGCCTTCCAGTGTGATAATAGCGGTAATATGTTTCTGTTCCGTGTGGTCCGTAATCGGTTTGGCCGGTTTTCACACCTACCTTACGACGAGTGatcaaacaacgaacgaagat ATCAAGGGATCATTTAGCTCGAAAGGTGGCCAACAGGCCATTAACCCGTACTCGCAGGGTAACATCTGTTTGAACTGTTTTCACATACTGTGCGGACCGATCACACCTTCGCTGATCGATAG ACGGGGTGTCGTTACAGATGAATATCGCACGCAAATGCAATCCTCAACGGACAAATATAACAGTGCCACTGTGCCACCACTGGTGGTTATGCAACCCGGCATGGACACGCTAAATAAGCATTACAGTTTAGAT CACGAGTTACAAAACGCATCCAACGGCGGCACGGGCAGCGGTGGTGTGTATCGGCAGCGTAGCTACGATAACTTACAAAATG TACCGATACCGTCGAACTTTAAGTACTTTGCACCGCAATCGaagtacggtggtggtgccagtgtcaGTGGTAGCACGTCGTATTGCTACAACAGTGATCAGAGCCAACAGTTGCTGCTGGGTGGTTCatcgcttggtggtggcggcagtggatTGTCACCGTCCCAGATTTCCGGCCCGCTCGGTATGGCTAACAGAGGTGCCACGATGCCATTGCTCAAGAGTCAATCGGATTTCCTGCATCGCAGCTCACCGCAAACAACACTGAACGGTGCCACACCGGGCAGCGTTCTgggattgcagcagcagcaacagcagcatcaaccgtTGCACATGAACCTCAACATGACGCTGCCTCGGTATCCGTACCATCGCAATCGAGCTATCGGTGTGAGAAAATCATCCCACGATCTGCAGTTCCCgatgcagcaccatcagctgcATCCAC GACAAAACAACGGTACAACGGGTGGTGCTACCACCGCCTCGGCATATTGTGACAGTGCAACGCACCTAGCACCGGTAggcgccggcagcagcagcaatgctaGCCTGAACAATCATCTGCACCTGCACGGTATCCCGATCCCGTACAACAGTGGTCTGATGCTGAAGAAGGGTGCCTCCTCTTCGGCCTCTTCCTCGTCAACGGCTTCATCATTGTCGGCTTCGTCTACGGCGACCATTTCCTCGAACTCGACCTCCGCTACCTCATCGCTCGAGCGACGCTGCGGTGCGAACGGTGACTCGGGATCGGGTTCCTATCTGGCAAGCTACGATACGATCACCCTATCCGATCAACACACGCTCGGTGGATCCTCAGTGCCGCAGACGTGCCCAAGCAGTCCCCGGACGATGCGTTGCAGTAGCCCAAGCTGCAACAGTGCCGAGCTGGATCCAATGTTGCATCCAACGGGCTGCGCTCAGCATGGTGCAGGAGGGAAACAACTATCCGGAAgcttccatcgtcatcgtcaccaccatcatcagcatacgGGTGGTAACCATCATCACGGTGGCAAGGTTTACGGTGGTAAGCTGTACAAGAAACCTTCGACGGGCTACCAGGTGAAATCATCTCAATcgacaccaccatcgatgcCGCTACCATCCCCGTTGGCCACGAATCCCGTTTCGCCGGCCCTTTCCTTCAGCCAGTTCAGTCAAACCTTCTGGAGTGCCAACACGTGCGTATCGTCGAGCAACCGAAGCAGTCTGCTAAGTACCACGTCTACGcttggcggcggtggtggctcatCAACACCGTATGCGGATTGTACCAATGCAATGCTACCCAGTGGCAGCACAGG AGAAGTCCAACAGCGTAGCTCACCTGGTGGAGAATGA